In the Colletotrichum higginsianum IMI 349063 chromosome 7 map unlocalized unitig_7, whole genome shotgun sequence genome, one interval contains:
- a CDS encoding Oxidase, whose product MATKEDLEKLLKRSPEPEANPDPQLLTNLVGSLTNTISGLLGAVAQGTLNPNDKRPEPGFEFKAPGPGDSRGPCPGLNLLANHGYLPHDGHVNLGQVIEATARGFNMGPDIATILGVFAVLANGDIATESFYLGSGPGGVGGLNRHSTVEADISPNREDFYNGCGDNHHLSSRLFKQNVDIVAKSGTKQFDLANMGTQYQQLSMFSQKNNPYIYYFPFPLIVSVGAFAFYPQFFSNGTYGLGGVANYESISSIIGAKYDSKTGDFQYVPETWPANWYRRATPYGAVQTVLEGLAAIYIRNPVVPGVAQLGTGNLNATTLLCDVYQGINSIVPLFVAGTTEEVAAAASWAIAKLEPHFGGTALGCPSSVLSPNAPSLLFPNPNGLGGPLNTPPSVARNVGDNVYYKTYFAKAPVTPAC is encoded by the exons ATGGCCACAAAAGAGGACCTCGAGAAGCTTCTCAAGCGCAGCCCGGAACCCGAGGCAAACCCGGACCCCCAGCTCCTCACAAACCTCGTCGGCTCGCTCACAAACACCATTAGCGGCCTCCTCGGAGCCGTCGCGCAGGGCACCCTCAACCCCAACGACAAGCGTCCGGAGCCGGGCTTCGAGTTCAAGGCCCCGGGCCCCGGCGACAGCAGAGGACCATGCCCCGGCCTGAACCTGCTCGCGAACCACGGCTACCTCCCCCACGACGGCCACGTCAACCTGGGCCAGGTCATCGAGGCCACCGCGCGCGGCTTCAACATGGGTCCCGACATCGCGACGATCCTGGGCGTCTTCGCTGTGCTAGCTAACGGGGACATCGCTACCGAGTCCTTCTACCTGGGGTCTGGCCCaggaggcgtcggcggtCTCAACAGACACTCTACGGTTGAG GCCGACATCTCGCCCAACCGCGAGGACTTCTACAACGGATGTGGCGACAACCATCACCTCTCGTCCCGCCTGTTCAAGCAGaacgtcgacatcgtcgcgAAGAGCGGCACCAAGCAGTTCGACCTGGCCAACATGGGCACCCAGTACCAGCAGCTGTCCATGTTCTCGCAGAAGAACAACCCCTACATCTACTACTTCCCCTTCCCACTTATCGTCTCGGtcggcgccttcgccttctACCCTCAG TTCTTCAGCAACGGCACGtacggcctcggcggcgtcgccaacTACGagtccatctcctccatcatcggGGCCAAGTACGACAGCAAGACGGGCGACTTCCAGTACGTCCCCGAGACGTGGCCCGCCAACTGGTACCGCCGCGCCACGCCGTACGGCGCGGTGCAGACGGTGCTGGAGGGCCTCGCGGCCATCTACATCCGCAACCCGGTCGTGCCCGGCGTGGCCCAGCTCGGCACGGGCAACCTCAACGCCACCACGCTGCTGTGCGACGTGTACCAGGGCATCAACTCCATCGTCCCgctcttcgtcgccggcacgacggaggaggtggccgcggcggcgtcgtgggcCATCGCGAAGCTGGAGCCGCACTTCGGCGGCACGGCGCTCGGGTGCCCGAGCAGTGTCCTCTCGCCGAACGCGCCGAGTCTGCTGTTCCCCAACCCGAACGGCCTGGGCGGGCCGTTGAACACCCCTCCCAGCGTGGCCAGGAACGTCGGGGACAACGTCTACTACAAGACATACTTTGCGAAGGCGCCTGTGACCCCGGCCTGCTAA
- a CDS encoding Glycoside hydrolase family 79 protein has product MVLLWTAAALLAAGVGRAYPSRSCSNSSSLSVPRSALGASIPHTNSFASFSFEPAFWVEFFGNASAPNNLTFSLLDRIHEHGGHPVIRPGGITMDSMVFDPNGGDPVRTTSPEGGVWRTTVGPDYYRSWDNFPKDTKFISTLNFGNESLDIARDLAVASVTYQGDKVAYYELGNEPTNYEQSRWEFSTEAYVRQWKDYTREIDAAVNATGLSDIPSERWWASSATTDDSGLEVRPVALIPAGIDSERQVGVYSIHSYGFSTCDPARAALATIPNILNHTELARYCDDEIYPSARAALDAGARWNIGEYNSVSCSGAPNVTDTFAQALWVVDTQLLYATRNASAVHLHQGATLALQSRDQLNTPGENGTPGYSTYSMLYPRDSAKRGPARALPSFLAQLFVAEAFAVPGTRVRALAPPSGVSAESFAAYAFYVDDRVSKLALVNMKPYYANSTSDYTVHLDLSSLMHAGSGGSVRIKRMTAPYVNTGDSKLSSWAGQSFPQGEPVGDVDIGTVGEDGAVAVRGSEAVLVFFDEEEVYGL; this is encoded by the coding sequence ATGGTACTTCTCTGGACCGCGGCAGCTCTCCTGGCCGCTGGAGTTGGTCGGGCATACCCCTCCAGAAGCTGCTCAAACTCATCCAGCTTGAGTGTTCCGCGGAGCGCTCTCGGTGCTTCCATACCACACACCAACTCGTTCGCTTCGTTCTCCTTCGAGCCAGCCTTCTGGGTCGAGTTCTTCGGCAACGCCAGCGCGCCCAACAACCTCACCTTCAGCCTGCTCGACCGCATCCATGAGCACGGGGGACACCCGGTCATCCGGCCCGGCGGCATCACAATGGACAGCATGGTCTTCGACCCCAACGGCGGTGACCCCGTCCGCACCACCAGCCCCGAAGGCGGCGTGTGGCGCACAACCGTCGGCCCGGACTACTACCGCAGCTGGGATAACTTCCCCAAAGACACAAAGTTCATCTCGACGCTGAACTTTGGCAACGAGAGCCTGGACATCGCCAGGGACCTGGCCGTTGCCTCGGTGACCTACCAGGGCGACAAGGTCGCGTACTACGAGCTCGGTAACGAGCCCACCAACTACGAGCAGAGCCGCTGGGAGTTCTCGACGGAAGCGTACGTCCGCCAGTGGAAGGACTACACCCGCGagatcgacgccgccgtcaacgccacCGGCCTCTCCGACATCCCTAGCGAGCGTTGgtgggcgtcgtcggcgacgacggacgactccggcctcgaggtccgTCCCGTCGCCCTCATCCCAGCCGGCATCGACTCGGAGCGCCAAGTCGGCGTCTACTCCATCCACTCCTACGGTTTCTCGACGTGCGACCCGGCCCgagccgccctcgccaccaTCCCCAACATCCTCAACCACACGGAGCTCGCCCGCTActgcgacgacgagatcTACCCgtccgcccgcgccgccctcgacgccggcgcgcgCTGGAACATCGGCGAGTACAACTCCGTCAGCTGCTCCGGCGCGCCCAACGTCACCGACACCTTCGCCCAGGCCCTCTGGGTCGTCGACACGCAGCTCCTCTACGCCACCCGcaacgcctcggccgtcCACCTGCACCAGGGCGCCACCCTGGCCCTCCAGTCGCGCGACCAGCTCAACACCCCCGGCGAGAACGGCACCCCGGGCTACAGCACCTACTCGATGCTCTACCCGCGCGACAGCGCCAAGCGCGGCCCCGCCCGGGCCCTCCCCTCGTTCCTGGCGCAGCTGTTCGTGGCCGAGGCGTTCGCCGTCCCGGGCACCCGCGTCCGGGCCCTGGCACCGCCGTCCGGGGTGAGCGCGGAGTCCTTTGCCGCGTATGCCTTCTACGTGGACGACCGCGTGTCGAAGCTCGCGCTCGTGAACATGAAGCCGTATTATGCCAACTCGACCTCGGACTATACTGTCCATCTCGACTTGTCGAGCCTGATGCACGCCGGGAGCGGGGGTAGCGTGCGCATCAAgcggatgacggcgccgtATGTGAACACGGGCGATAGCAAGCTGTCTTCGTGGGCGGGACAGTCATTCCCGCAGGGCGAGCCGGTGGGGGATGTCGATATCGGGACGGTCGGTGAAGATGGAGCCGTGGCGGTGAGGGGCAGCGAAGCCGTCCTGGtcttcttcgacgaggaggaggtgtATGGGTTGTGA
- a CDS encoding Glycoside hydrolase family 3 protein: MQISNVLAAALLAMSVSAQKTGPNGKRICVGGAISCQYQKGRCANICGDSFVNGQGTPAFIDPNCSCPEGQADNKYTGAACIDVVRALGRQGC, encoded by the coding sequence ATGCAGATCTCcaacgtcctcgccgccgccctcctcgccatgAGCGTCTCGGCCCAGAAGACCGGTCCCAACGGCAAGCGTATCTGCGTCGGTGGCGCCATCTCGTGCCAGTACCAGAAGGGCCGCTGCGCCAACATCTGCGGCGACTCCTTCGTCAACGGCCAGGGCACCCCGGCCTTCATCGACCCCAACTGCTCATGCCCCGAGGGCCAGGCCGACAACAAGtacaccggcgccgcctgcatcgacgtcgtccgcgcCCTCGGACGCCAAGGGTGCTGA
- a CDS encoding EC35 protein, which produces MHTSSFILFFGLLASVVSAVTLYRGDSRGPKQIKEAGGFKSRADHDHAEGTLFEHVTKQLKHPMKNRYIPTTVDINEAKKQGGSKYLYHLNSDEIEEQIWDVAAEYEKAGKTYPYASEQEFAVEYHIPWEAITKVERNVDGQWKTIKLSKRGVELFEENVFVD; this is translated from the coding sequence ATGCAtacctcctccttcatcctctttttcggCCTTCTTGCGTCGGTAGTGAGCGCCGTGACTCTCTACCGAGGCGATAGTCGTGGCCCTAAGCAAATCAAAGAGGCCGGGGGCTTCAAGTCCAGGGCCGACCACGATCATGCGGAGGGTACATTATTTGAGCATGTGACAAAGCAGCTGAAGCATCCCATGAAGAACCGATACATCCCCACCACGGTCGATATCAACGAAGCCAAGAAACAGGGCGGCTCCAAGTACCTCTATCACCTCAACTCTGACGAAATTGAGGAACAAATCTGGGACGTCGCGGCAGAGTACGAAAAGGCCGGCAAGACGTACCCCTACGCCAGCGAGCAGGAGTTCGCGGTCGAGTACCACATCCCCTGGGAGGCCATCACCAAGGTCGAGAGGAATGTGGACGGCCAGTGGAAGACAATCAAGCTCTCCAAGCGAGGTGTTGAGCTTTTCGAAGAGAATGTCTTTGTCGACTGA
- a CDS encoding BZIP transcription factor, with protein sequence MPGATATASGATRQTATIPSNGLSHWAHDSSTLPDEAGLLDDLQYHHHHQQQQQQHHQLQSSAAAGLPGADFGLFGPESVLDPTLAFLDPLDPSPWDTLSWTSPASATPHLGASPLDNSLGQPFPFIDTSPPTLFDTFPDPFPDTTTNLFPPQLDPSFASSSSSGSNPNSNSNSPNQPPPLDMAAAYAAVSSGAPPPLLPSRASPNTSDGRDSDVATPHADKILRRQRNTIAARKYRQKKVDRIDELEAMLKEMTRERDDLRIRLARQEAETEALKSIMRADAKK encoded by the exons ATGCCGGGCGCAACTGCAACTGCAAGCGGCGCCACGCGCCAGACCGCCACAAT CCCCAGCAACGGGCTGTCGCATTGGGCGCACGATAGTTCAACTTtgcccgacgaggccggtCTCCTCGACGATCTCCAGtatcaccaccaccaccaacaacaacaacaacaacatcaccaaCTACAgtcgtccgccgccgccggcctcccGGGTGCGGACTTTGGGCTCTTTGGCCCTGAGTCCGTCCTCGATCCCACCCTCGCTTTTCTCGACCCTCTTGACCCGTCTCCTTGGGACACGCTGTCGTGGACGTCGCCCGCTTCTGCGACGCCTCACCTCGGTGCCAGTCCCCTCGACAACTCGCTTGGCCAAC CATTCCCGTTCATCGACACCTCGCCACCTACCCTCTTCGACACGTTCCCCGACCCCTTCCcagacaccaccaccaacctcTTCCCGCCCCAGCTCGAtccctccttcgcctccaGCTCCAGTTCAGGCTCCAACCCCAACTCCAACTCCAACAGCCCGAACCAGCCTCCGCCCCTGGACATGGCAGCAGCCTACGCCGCTGTCTCTTCGGgggccccgccgccgctgctgccctCCCGCGCCTCGCCCAACACCTCGGACGGCCGGGACTCGGACGTCGCTACGCCCCACGCCGACAAGatcctccgccgccagcgcaACACCATTGCCGCGCGCAAGTACCGCCAGAAGAAGGTCGACCGCATCGACGAGCTAGAGGCCATGCTCAAGGAGATGACGCGCGAGAGGGACGACCTGCGCATCCGCCTCGCGCGccaggaggccgagaccgaggcccTCAAGAGCATCATGCGCGCGGACGCCAAGAAATAA
- a CDS encoding C6 zinc finger protein — translation MCHLKRHIKCDEAKPHCMNCLKTRGICDGYAVKPRKTRAKASSRVQVERLNPDRSCHRGGGGGGGGGGSPRVLIREPDMNTLDFDDDMQSVYFDDWNDLVRVSLGGAPFSRTKLWTTTMPQLARRNPALRHAAIGIGAISRAFTAQGPYIVTRNFTAIANLLQSPHYQNAIIHYCQALRLQGQADFQTASIQEAVLLSILFVAFEAMRGNRHSALQHVKFGFVLLQELLTSADSEERIWNLAPDPRQLITEVLDLYNHLDVQSRTVLSGRVKASRSPAYELIRGLKARGHTIETYSMQIQRYTDPGEGRTPMPDVFHDAEDAYAWWKTCQRRIAKLGPLLLSVVDDLKLDEVVDEQGIDRILEAMQTQPELLAYCEKSAASLQQWRRSFEPLYNKTLSDADVDRREYLKILHLRMHYLIMFLHSFFPKYADEATIASMTPYCREVNDVVEILLREQQRDFRSAAHVFSMEFGLAWQLTVVAMTCRDPLVRENATRILEAYPRREGLWDSVAFLAVLRKNQELEAENAKGGGTAAEQWRRLCRREFIFEDAGATIIFRSLKKDPDTGRWELVEEAAEFRGEAEGLEWKTRPLSGAGFIMT, via the exons ATGTGTCACCT GAAACGGCACATCAAGTGCGATGAGGCCAAACCCCACTGTATGAACTGCCTCAAGACCCGCGGCATCTGCGACGGATACGCCGTCAAGCCGCGGAAGACGCGAGCCAAGGCGTCGTCCCGGGTGCAGGTCGAGAGACTCAACCCGGACCGCTCGTGCCAtcgcggaggcggcggcggcggtggtggcggcggcagcccgCGTGTGCTCATCCGTGAACCCGACATGAACACGCTcgacttcgacgacgacatgcAGAGCGTCTACTTTGACGACTGGAAcgacctcgtccgcgtctccctcggcggcgcccccTTCTCCCGCACCAAGCTGTGGACGACCACCATGCCGCAGCTCGCGCGCCGGAACCCGGCGCTGcgccacgccgccatcggcatcggcgccatcaGCCGGGCCTTCACGGCCCAGGGCCCCTACATCGTCACGCGCAACTTCACGGCCATCGCCAACCTGCTGCAGAGCCCGCACTACCAGAACGCCATCATCCACTACTGCCAGGCGCTGCGCCTCCAGGGCCAGGCCGACTTCCAGACCGCCAGCATCCAGGAGGCCGTGCTGCTGtccatcctcttcgtcgccttcgAGGCCATGCGCGGCAACCGCCACTCGGCCCTGCAGCACGTCAAGTTCGGCTTCGTCCTGCTGCAGGAGCTGCTGACGAGCGCCGACTCGGAGGAGCGCATCTGGAACCTGGCGCCGGACCCGAGGCAGCTCATCACCGAGGTCCTGGATCTGTACAACCACCTCGACGTCCAGAGCCGCACCGTGCTCAGCGGCCGCGTCAAGGCGAGCCGCTCGCCCGCCTACGAGCTCATCCGCGGCCTCAAGGCGCGCGGCCACACCATCGAGACGTACAGCATGCAGATCCAGCGCTACACGGACCCCGGCGAGGGCCGCACGCCCATGCCGGACGTGttccacgacgccgaggacgcctACGCGTGGTGGAAGACGTGCCAGCGGCGCATCGCCAAGCTCGGCCCGCTGCTCctcagcgtcgtcgacgacctcaagctcgacgaggtcgtcgacgagcagggCATCGACCGcatcctcgaggccatgCAGACGCAGCCGGAGCTGCTCGCCTACTGCGAAAAGTCCGCCGCGAGCCTGCAGCAGTGGCGCCGCTCCTTCGAGCCGCTCTACAACAAGACGCTGTCCGACGCGGACGTCGACCGCCGCGAGTACCTCAAGATCCTGCACCTGCGCATGCACTACCTCATCATGTTCCTCCACAGCTTCTTCCCCAAGTacgccgacgaggcgacCATCGCCTCCATGACCCCCTACTGCCGCGAGgtcaacgacgtcgtcgagatcctgctgcgcgagcagcagcgcgaCTTCCGCTCGGCGGCCCACGTCTTCTCGATGGAGTTCGGGCTCGCGTGGCAGCTGACGGTCGTCGCCATGACGTGCCGCGACCCGCTCGTGCGGGAGAACGCGACGCGCATCCTCGAGGCGTACCCGCGCCGCGAGGGCCTCTGGGACAGCGTGGCGTTCCTGGCGGTGCTGCGCAAGAaccaggagctcgaggcggagAACGCCAAGGGGggcggcacggcggcggagcagtggcggcggctgTGCCGGCGGGAGTTCATcttcgaggacgccggcgcgacCATCATCTTCCGGTCGCTCAAGAAGGACCCCGACACGGGCCGGtgggagctcgtcgaggaggcggccgagttccggggcgaggcggaggggTTGGAGTGGAAGACGAGGCCGCTGAGCGGGGCGGGCTTCATCATGACATGA
- a CDS encoding NADH:flavin oxidoreductase/NADH oxidase gives MSTTHHNIQEKPDVPKGIVNEPAPGIPYFTPKQDPPAGTALLPEGQKDVPKLFRPLKLRNLVLQNRIALSPLCQYSAQDGHYTMWHDTHMGGIIQRGPGLACVEAAAVQPRGRITPQDVGIWKDSQIEPLRRVVEFAHSQSQKIMIQLAHAGRKASTVAPWLSSGDVAGEDLGGWPEDVQAPSAIAWNEHHAQPKEMSTQDIEEFKKATGDAVRRAVEAGFDAIEIHNAHGYLLHSFLSPVSNTRTDKYGGSWENRVRLTLEIVELARSIIPDTMPLFLRISATDWLEEQKDIPASWTGDDTVRLAPLLAARGVDLLDISTGGNHPRQHPHVGPAYQAPFAIKVKEAVGSDMAVSSVGSIENAELANRLLEKDGLDLVFVGRGFQKNPGLVFAWADELGVQVNMPNQIRWGFGGRGKKSGRPATEIPELIGKL, from the exons ATGTCGACCACCCACCACAACATCCAGGAGAAGCCCGACGTGCCAAAAGGCATCGTTAacgagccggcgccgggcaTCCCCTACTTCACCCCCAAGCAAGACCCCCCTGCCGGTACCGCGCTGCTGCCCGAGGGGCAAAAGGACGTTCCCAAGCTCTTCCGTCCCCTGAAGCTGAGAAACTTG GTCCTCCAAAACCGCATCGCACTGAGTCCCCTGTGCCAATACTCTGCCCAGGATGGCCACTACACCATG TGGCATGACACCCACATGGGAGGCATCATCCAGCGCGGCCCAGGCCTCGCctgcgtcgaggccgccgccgtccagccCCGTGGCCGCATCACCCCGCAGGACGTTGGCATCTGGAAGGACAGCCAGATCGAGCCGCTgcgccgcgtcgtcgagttCGCTCACTCCCAGAGCCAGAAGATCATGATCCAGCTCGCCCACGCCGGCCGGAAGGCCAGCACCGTCGCGCCCTGGCTCAGCTCCGgggacgtcgccggcgaggacctcggcgggTGGCCCGAGGACGTGCAGGCGCCCAGCGCCATCGCGTGGAACGAGCACCACGCGCAGCCCAAGGAGATGTCGACGCAGGACATTGAGGAGTTCAAGAAGGCCACTGGGGATGCCGTTCGCAGGGCCGTCGAGGCTGGCTTTGACGCGATTGAGATCCACAACG CTCACGGCTACCTCTTGCACTCGTTCCTGTCGCCCGTCAGCAACACGAGGACCGACAAGTACGGCGGAAGCTG GGAGAACCGCGTACGCCTGACCCTGGAGATC GTCGAGCTTGCCCGCTCCATCATCCCCGACACCAtgcccctcttcctccgcaTCAGCGCCACCGACTGGctcgaggagcagaaggACATCCCCGCCTCCTGGACCGGCGACGACACCGTCCGCCTCGCCccgctcctcgccgcccgcggcgtcgacctcctcgacatcaGCACGGGCGGCAACCACCCCCGCCAGCACCCGCACGTCGGCCCGGCGTACCAGGCGCCCTTCGCCATCAAGGTGAAGGAGGCCGTCGGCTCCGACATGGCCGTCAGCTCCGTGGGCTCCATCGAGAACGCCGAGCTCGCGAACCGGCTGCTGGAGaaggacggcctcgacctcgtcttcgtcggccgCGGGTTCCAGAAGAACCCCGGCCTCGTGTTCGCCTGGGCGGACGAGCTGGGCGTGCAGGTCAACATGCCGAACCAGATCCGCTGGGGGttcggcggccgcggcaaGAAGAGCGGCAGGCCTGCTACCGAGATCCCCGAGCTGATCGGCAAGCTTTGA
- a CDS encoding Integral membrane protein, which yields MPTTAAAFLIANSVVAFLTAAVVGLRVVSRVLAGSKLGWDDYFTLLALPQAIVVLVIQGIWSTAGLGYHLSEVSDNWLYMDSLFLPFETLFATASLTTKLSVLFFYLRVFTSRPMRVATKLTLVVVLLWGIANILETLLICHIRDGAWHATSPDICRDHEAAILSTGLFNCVVNSFIMLVPLYTIWSLRKVSVSTRLGLSSVFLLNLIAIIVSIVRLSIMVNVRTLDQVVENLAITTFLTVLETHLTILCNSLPMLLPLWAFWKHRRFETDEYVSRLGGDSGQSSRRHKRLVEDLTNGIPLETMYGEKIASFTTTVGRGESRRRRRRPGTDDDGGDDGSDTGSTAGLPGNAEGIRIETKWTISEETTK from the exons ATGCCCACTACGGCCGCGGCGTTTCTCATCGCCAACTCGGTGGTGGCCTTCCtcacggcggcggtggttgGGCTGCGCGTCGTCTCTCGCGTGCTGGCAGGTTCCAAACTCGGGTGGGATGACTACTTTACGCTGCTGGCGCTGCCGCAGGCAATCGTCGTGCTGGTGATACAGGGAATAT GGTCGACAGCAGGGCTGGGCTACCATTTGTCGGAGGTGTCGGACAACTGGCTCTACATGGATTCC ctcttcctccccttcgAGACCCTCTTCGCGACGGCCAGCCTGACGACGAAGCTGAGCGTGCTCTTCTTCTACCTCCGCGTCTTCACGAGCCGGCCGATGCGCGTGGCGACGAAGCTGACGCTCGTCGTAGTCTTGCTCTGGGGCATCGCCAACATCCTGGAGACGCTGCTCATCTGCCACATCAGGGACGGCGCGTGGCACGCGACGAGCCCGGACATCTGTCGCGACCACGAGGCCGCGATTCTCTCGACGGGGCTTTTCAACTGCGTCGTCAACAGCTTCATCATGCTGGTGCCCCTATACACGATCTGGAGCCTGCGCAAGGTTAGCGTCTCGACGCGGTTGGGGCTCAGCAGCGTCTTCCTGTTGAATCTGAT CGCCATCATCGTGTCGATCGTGCGGCTCTCCATCATGGTGAACGTCCGCACCCTCGACCAGGTCGTGGAGAACCTTGCCATAACGACCTTCCTGACGGTCCTCGAGACGCACCTGACGATCCTCTGCAACAGCCTGCCGATGCTGCTCCCGCTCTGGGCCTTCTGGAAGCACCGCCGCTTCGAGACGGACGAGTACGTGTCgcggctcggcggcgacagcggccaGTCGAGCCGGCGGCACAAGCGGCTGGTGGAGGACCTGACCAACGGGATCCCGCTCGAGACCATGTACGGCGAGAAGATCGCGTCCTTCACGACGACGGTCGGGCGGGGCGAGtcacggaggaggaggaggcggccggggacggacgacgacggcggggacgACGGGTCGGATACGGGTTCGACGGCGGGGCTGCCGGGGAACGCGGAGGGCATCAGGATCGAGACGAAGTGGACGATTTCGGAAGAGACGACGAAGTAA